A window from Luteibacter flocculans encodes these proteins:
- the parE gene encoding DNA topoisomerase IV subunit B, with amino-acid sequence MNTRYNASDIEVLSGLDPVKRRPGMYTDTSRPNHLAQEVIDNSVDEALAGHAKTIEVTVFNDGSVEVSDDGRGMPVDIHPEEKVPGVELILTRLHAGGKFSNKNYAFSGGLHGVGVSVVNALSTRVDVTIRRDGQEYRMAFAHGDRASDLEVIGSVPKKKTGTTLRFWPDPKYFDTPKILVSKLKHLLRAKAVLCAGLTVRLTEEGGETSEWYYEDGLSDYLRGELQGAEALPSDLFVKHFARDTDALDVALAWLPEGELVQESYVNLIPTAQGGTHVNGLRSGLTNAIREFCDLRNLLPRGVKLAPEDVWERLAFVLSVKLQDAQFAGQTKERLSSRQAAGIVEGVVHDAFSLWLNQHVDLGEKIAQLAIERASARLKAAKQVVRKKITQGPALPGKLADCAATDLTRTELFLVEGDSAGGSAKQARDKDFQAILPLRGKILNTWEVESGAVLASQEVHDLAVAIGCDPGKDDLSGLRYGKVVILADADSDGLHIATLLSALFLRHFPSLVREGHVFVAMPPLFRVDVGKQVFYCLDEEEKRLMLEKVEREKMKGAVSVTRFKGLGEMNPAQLRESTIHPDTRRLVQLTVDTDDGTQKLMDMLLAKKRAGDRKQWLEDKGDLATLEV; translated from the coding sequence ATGAACACTCGCTACAACGCCTCAGACATCGAAGTCCTCAGCGGCCTTGACCCGGTCAAGCGCCGCCCCGGCATGTACACCGACACCTCGCGGCCGAACCATCTGGCCCAGGAAGTCATCGACAACTCCGTGGACGAGGCGCTGGCCGGTCACGCCAAGACGATCGAGGTCACCGTCTTCAACGACGGCTCGGTGGAAGTGAGCGACGATGGCCGCGGCATGCCGGTGGACATCCATCCGGAAGAGAAGGTGCCCGGCGTCGAGCTGATCCTCACGCGCCTGCATGCGGGCGGCAAGTTCTCCAACAAGAACTACGCCTTCTCGGGCGGCTTGCACGGCGTGGGAGTGTCCGTGGTCAACGCGCTTTCCACGCGCGTCGACGTCACGATCCGCCGCGACGGCCAGGAATACCGCATGGCCTTCGCGCATGGCGATCGCGCCAGCGACCTGGAAGTCATCGGCAGCGTGCCGAAGAAGAAGACCGGCACCACGCTGCGCTTCTGGCCTGACCCGAAGTATTTCGATACGCCGAAGATCCTCGTCTCCAAGCTCAAGCACCTGCTGCGCGCGAAGGCCGTGCTCTGCGCGGGCCTGACCGTGCGCTTGACCGAGGAAGGCGGCGAGACCAGCGAGTGGTACTACGAGGACGGCCTGTCCGACTATCTCCGCGGCGAACTGCAGGGCGCGGAAGCATTGCCGTCGGATCTCTTCGTGAAGCATTTCGCGCGCGATACCGACGCGCTGGACGTCGCCCTGGCCTGGTTGCCCGAGGGTGAACTGGTCCAGGAAAGCTACGTCAACCTCATTCCGACGGCGCAGGGGGGCACGCACGTCAACGGCCTGCGTTCGGGCCTGACCAATGCCATCCGTGAATTCTGCGACCTGCGCAACCTGCTTCCGCGCGGCGTGAAGCTGGCGCCCGAAGATGTCTGGGAGCGCCTCGCCTTCGTACTCAGCGTCAAGTTGCAGGACGCGCAGTTCGCCGGGCAGACGAAGGAGCGCCTCTCGTCGCGCCAGGCCGCCGGCATCGTCGAAGGCGTGGTGCACGATGCTTTCAGCCTGTGGCTCAACCAGCACGTGGACCTGGGCGAGAAGATCGCCCAGCTCGCGATCGAGCGCGCAAGCGCGCGTTTGAAGGCCGCGAAGCAGGTCGTTCGCAAGAAGATCACCCAAGGCCCCGCCCTGCCCGGCAAGCTGGCCGACTGCGCCGCCACCGATCTGACGCGTACCGAGCTGTTCCTGGTCGAGGGCGATTCCGCCGGTGGCTCGGCGAAGCAGGCACGCGACAAGGACTTCCAGGCGATCCTCCCGCTGCGCGGCAAGATCCTCAACACCTGGGAAGTCGAATCCGGCGCCGTGCTGGCATCGCAGGAAGTGCACGACCTCGCCGTCGCCATTGGCTGCGACCCCGGCAAGGACGACCTCTCCGGGCTGCGCTACGGCAAGGTCGTCATTCTCGCCGACGCGGATTCGGACGGCCTGCACATCGCCACCCTGCTCTCCGCACTGTTCCTGCGTCATTTCCCGTCGCTCGTCCGCGAGGGCCACGTGTTCGTGGCGATGCCGCCGCTGTTCCGCGTCGACGTGGGCAAGCAGGTGTTCTACTGCCTCGACGAGGAAGAAAAGCGCCTCATGCTCGAAAAGGTGGAGCGCGAGAAGATGAAGGGCGCCGTCAGCGTCACCCGCTTCAAAGGCCTCGGCGAGATGAATCCCGCGCAGCTGCGCGAATCCACCATCCATCCCGACACGCGCCGCCTTGTGCAGCTCACGGTCGACACCGACGACGGCACGCAGAAGCTGATGGACATGCTCCTGGCGAAGAAGCGCGCGGGCGACCGCAAGCAGTGGCTGGAAGACAAGGGCGACCTGGCGACATTGGAAGTCTGA
- a CDS encoding DUF6142 family protein — protein sequence MTDDNGIDDVGVSRQRAARMPQSGHGIASFAIALVSGAAVFTGIAFSALLVSAGEAGQNLLVFGLIGLVLCFFLALSLAGLILGFIAVRRQDRRRTFGAIGLGLNAFILVGTAGLVLVGTFFSHSNS from the coding sequence ATGACAGATGACAACGGGATCGACGACGTCGGCGTGTCGCGCCAACGTGCGGCACGCATGCCGCAGTCCGGTCACGGTATCGCGTCGTTCGCCATCGCCCTGGTTTCCGGCGCTGCGGTCTTCACGGGCATCGCGTTTTCCGCCCTGCTCGTCAGCGCCGGGGAAGCGGGGCAAAACCTCCTCGTCTTCGGGCTCATCGGCCTCGTGCTCTGTTTCTTTCTGGCGCTGTCGCTCGCTGGGTTGATCCTCGGCTTCATCGCCGTGCGCCGCCAGGACCGCCGTCGCACCTTCGGTGCGATCGGGCTCGGGCTCAATGCATTCATCCTCGTCGGTACCGCCGGTCTCGTGCTGGTCGGCACCTTCTTCAGTCATTCCAACTCGTAA
- a CDS encoding aminopeptidase P family protein — MNASPIASRLQSLRAAMAREGVAAVVVPSADPHLSEYLPPRWKARERYSGFTGSAGTLVVTTTGGGLWTDSRYFSQAEAELAGSGLPLMKLNVAHTPEHVAWLADQLETGDVVAVAGDSLSVAGAEGLAKRLEAVGATLRTDLDLPSVAWDDRPSRPAAPVFAHGAPFATVERADKLRHVRTAMRKAGATHHLLSSLDDIAWLTNLRGADVEYNPVFLAHLLIGDAGATLFVDAAKVPADVKAALAADGISLADYATAASAIAALPDEATLLYDPARVVVALLEGVPASVKHVRAANPSTAQKARKTPEELDHIRDAMRRDGAALVRAFRRIEIGLAAGEPLSELDVDTIVREARAAQTGFVGESFSTIAGYEANGALPHYRATEAGFSALAAKGLLLVDSGGQYLGGTTDITRMLALGPVTDEQRRDSTLVLKGMIALSRARFPKGASGPQLDALARAPLWAAGMDFGHGTGHGVGYFLNVHEGPHGIRPPVAGGALVPLETGMITSIEPGLYKPGRYGIRHENLAVVTQADSTEFGEFYAFETLTLCPFDRRALEPRLLEPSERAWLDDYHATVRAALSPLLDGADREWLEWHCAPL, encoded by the coding sequence ATGAACGCATCCCCGATCGCCTCCCGTCTCCAATCGCTTCGCGCCGCCATGGCCCGCGAAGGTGTCGCCGCCGTCGTCGTCCCCTCGGCCGACCCGCATCTTTCGGAGTACCTGCCGCCGCGCTGGAAGGCCCGCGAGCGCTATTCCGGTTTCACCGGGTCGGCCGGCACGCTGGTCGTCACCACGACCGGGGGTGGCCTATGGACCGATTCCCGCTATTTCTCCCAGGCCGAGGCCGAACTGGCGGGAAGCGGCCTGCCGCTGATGAAACTGAACGTGGCGCACACGCCGGAGCACGTGGCCTGGCTGGCCGACCAGCTGGAAACCGGCGACGTGGTGGCCGTGGCAGGCGACAGCCTCTCCGTGGCCGGCGCGGAGGGCTTGGCGAAAAGGCTGGAGGCCGTCGGCGCCACGCTGCGCACCGACCTCGACCTGCCGAGCGTTGCCTGGGACGACCGCCCCTCCCGCCCGGCGGCGCCCGTGTTCGCGCATGGCGCGCCGTTCGCCACGGTCGAACGTGCCGACAAGCTGCGCCACGTGCGTACGGCGATGCGCAAGGCCGGCGCCACACATCACCTGTTGTCGAGCCTGGACGACATCGCCTGGCTGACCAACCTGCGCGGCGCCGACGTCGAGTACAACCCGGTGTTCCTGGCCCACCTGCTGATCGGCGATGCGGGCGCCACCTTGTTCGTCGACGCGGCCAAGGTGCCTGCCGACGTGAAAGCGGCGCTGGCCGCCGATGGGATCTCGCTGGCCGACTACGCCACCGCCGCGTCCGCGATTGCCGCTCTGCCGGACGAGGCCACGCTGCTGTACGACCCGGCCCGCGTCGTCGTCGCGCTGCTGGAAGGCGTGCCGGCCAGCGTCAAGCATGTTCGGGCGGCGAATCCGTCCACGGCGCAGAAAGCGCGCAAGACCCCGGAAGAACTGGACCACATCCGCGATGCGATGCGGCGCGATGGCGCCGCGCTCGTGCGCGCCTTCCGCCGCATCGAGATCGGCCTCGCCGCTGGTGAGCCACTGAGCGAACTGGACGTGGACACCATCGTCCGCGAGGCGCGTGCGGCACAGACCGGGTTCGTCGGCGAGAGCTTTTCGACCATCGCCGGCTACGAAGCAAACGGCGCGCTGCCCCACTACCGGGCCACCGAAGCGGGCTTCAGCGCGCTTGCCGCGAAGGGGCTGCTGCTGGTGGATTCGGGCGGCCAGTACCTGGGCGGCACCACCGACATCACGCGGATGCTGGCCCTGGGCCCGGTGACGGACGAACAGCGGCGTGACTCCACCCTCGTGCTGAAGGGCATGATCGCGCTGTCCCGCGCTCGCTTCCCCAAGGGTGCCAGCGGCCCGCAACTGGATGCCTTGGCACGGGCGCCGCTGTGGGCCGCCGGTATGGATTTCGGCCACGGCACCGGCCACGGCGTGGGCTACTTCCTCAACGTGCATGAGGGCCCGCACGGCATCCGTCCGCCCGTCGCGGGCGGCGCACTGGTGCCGCTGGAAACCGGCATGATCACGTCGATCGAGCCGGGGCTGTACAAACCGGGCCGTTACGGCATCCGCCATGAGAACCTGGCCGTGGTGACCCAGGCCGACAGCACCGAGTTCGGCGAGTTCTACGCGTTCGAGACCCTGACACTCTGCCCGTTCGACCGGCGCGCACTCGAACCGCGGCTGCTGGAACCGTCCGAGCGCGCGTGGTTGGACGACTACCACGCCACGGTGCGGGCTGCCCTGTCGCCGCTGCTCGATGGCGCCGATCGCGAATGGCTCGAGTGGCACTGCGCGCCGCTGTGA
- a CDS encoding CTP synthase → MTPLIFVTGGVVSSLGKGIAAASLASILEARGLSVTMMKLDPYINVDPGTMSPFQHGEVYVTDDGAETDLDLGHYERFVRTRLTGKNSITAGKIYESVIRKERRGDYLGATVQVIPHITDEIKHSIHEATRGFDVALVEIGGTVGDIESLPFLEAIRQLRIEHGPEKCMFVHLTLVPYIKAAGEIKTKPTQHSVKELRSIGIQPDVLLCRCEEPLPDGERHKIALFTNVPKNAVISTIDVDIIYKLPMWLHEQGLDELVIKRLGLDAGPADLSSWERTVEAVEHPRDEITVAIVGKYVEHKDAYKSLGEALRHGGIKQSTRVNLRWVDSEDVEARGARTVLGDADAILVPGGFGKRGFEGKILAAQFAREAGVPYFGICYGMHAAVVEFARNTAGLTQADSSENDRNTPDPVIALITEWTTASGETEIRTERSDLGGTMRLGAQECRLKAGTLARELYGEDVVRERHRHRYEFNNRYRQSFEDLGLVISGKSMDDLLVEIVELPRQVHPWFLGCQAHPEFTSTPREGHPLFIGFVRAAREYKAVRDGEKLAARSEESAA, encoded by the coding sequence ATGACTCCCCTGATTTTCGTGACCGGCGGTGTGGTGTCTTCCCTCGGGAAAGGCATCGCGGCGGCGTCGCTCGCCTCCATTCTCGAGGCGCGCGGTCTTTCCGTGACCATGATGAAGCTCGATCCGTACATCAACGTGGATCCGGGCACCATGAGTCCCTTCCAGCACGGTGAGGTCTACGTCACCGACGATGGTGCGGAGACGGACCTCGACCTGGGCCACTATGAGCGCTTCGTCCGCACGCGCCTGACCGGCAAGAACTCCATCACGGCCGGCAAGATCTACGAATCGGTGATCCGCAAGGAGCGCCGCGGCGATTACCTCGGCGCCACCGTGCAGGTCATTCCGCACATCACCGACGAGATCAAGCACTCGATCCACGAAGCCACACGCGGCTTCGACGTGGCGCTGGTGGAAATCGGCGGCACCGTCGGCGACATCGAGTCGCTGCCGTTCCTGGAGGCCATCCGCCAGTTGCGCATCGAGCATGGTCCGGAGAAGTGCATGTTCGTGCACCTTACCCTGGTGCCGTATATCAAGGCAGCGGGCGAGATCAAGACCAAGCCGACCCAGCACTCGGTGAAGGAGTTGCGCTCGATCGGTATCCAGCCCGACGTGCTGCTCTGCCGCTGCGAAGAGCCGCTGCCGGACGGCGAGCGTCACAAGATCGCGCTCTTTACCAACGTGCCGAAGAACGCCGTCATCAGCACGATCGACGTCGACATCATCTACAAGCTGCCCATGTGGTTGCACGAGCAGGGCCTCGACGAACTGGTCATCAAGCGTCTCGGCCTCGATGCCGGCCCGGCCGACCTGTCCAGTTGGGAGCGCACGGTGGAAGCCGTGGAGCACCCGCGTGACGAGATCACCGTTGCCATCGTCGGCAAGTACGTGGAGCACAAGGACGCCTATAAGTCCCTGGGCGAGGCGCTGCGCCACGGCGGCATCAAGCAATCCACGCGGGTCAACCTGCGCTGGGTCGATTCCGAAGACGTCGAGGCGCGTGGCGCCCGCACCGTGCTCGGCGACGCCGACGCGATCCTCGTACCGGGCGGCTTCGGCAAGCGCGGTTTCGAAGGCAAGATCCTCGCTGCGCAGTTCGCTCGCGAGGCAGGCGTGCCGTACTTCGGCATCTGCTACGGCATGCATGCCGCGGTGGTCGAGTTCGCGCGCAACACCGCGGGCCTGACTCAGGCCGATTCCAGCGAGAACGATCGCAACACGCCGGACCCGGTCATCGCGCTCATCACCGAGTGGACCACCGCCAGCGGCGAGACCGAGATACGCACCGAGCGCTCCGATCTCGGCGGCACCATGCGGCTCGGCGCGCAGGAGTGCCGCCTCAAGGCCGGTACGCTCGCCCGCGAACTCTATGGCGAAGACGTGGTGCGCGAGCGCCATCGTCATCGTTACGAGTTCAACAATCGCTATCGCCAGTCGTTCGAGGATCTGGGCCTCGTGATCTCGGGCAAGTCGATGGACGACCTGCTGGTGGAAATCGTCGAGTTGCCGCGCCAGGTCCACCCGTGGTTCCTCGGTTGCCAGGCGCATCCGGAATTCACCTCCACGCCGCGCGAAGGGCATCCGCTGTTCATCGGATTCGTCCGTGCCGCGCGCGAATACAAGGCCGTCCGTGACGGCGAAAAACTGGCCGCCCGTTCCGAGGAGTCTGCCGCATGA
- the kdsA gene encoding 3-deoxy-8-phosphooctulonate synthase, which yields MKLCGFEAGLDQPLFVIAGPCVIESMQLQLDVAGKLKEITDRLGIHFIFKSSFDKANRSSGSSFRGPGMEEGLKVLEAVKKQIGVPVLTDVHEYTPMNEVAAVVDVLQTPAFLARQTDFIQNVARAGKPVNIKKGQFLAPWDMKNVVQKAFDVGNHDIMVCERGASFGYNNLVSDMRSLAVMRETGCPVVFDATHSVQLPGGQGTSSGGQREFVPVLARAAVAVGIAGLFAETHPDPSKALSDGPNAWPLDQMEELLETLMELDQAVKRRGFAHHA from the coding sequence ATGAAGCTTTGTGGTTTCGAAGCCGGTCTCGACCAGCCCCTGTTCGTCATTGCTGGCCCCTGCGTCATCGAGTCGATGCAACTGCAGCTCGACGTCGCCGGTAAGTTGAAGGAAATCACCGATCGATTGGGCATCCACTTCATCTTCAAGTCGAGCTTCGACAAGGCCAACCGTTCGTCCGGCTCCAGCTTCCGCGGTCCCGGTATGGAAGAAGGCCTCAAGGTGCTCGAGGCGGTGAAGAAGCAGATCGGTGTGCCGGTTCTCACCGACGTGCACGAATACACGCCGATGAACGAAGTGGCGGCTGTTGTCGACGTGCTGCAGACACCGGCCTTTCTCGCCCGACAGACCGACTTCATCCAGAACGTGGCGCGCGCCGGCAAGCCGGTGAACATCAAGAAGGGCCAGTTCCTCGCGCCGTGGGACATGAAGAACGTGGTGCAGAAGGCGTTCGACGTGGGCAACCACGACATCATGGTCTGCGAGCGTGGTGCCAGTTTCGGCTACAACAATCTGGTATCCGATATGCGTTCGCTCGCCGTGATGCGTGAAACCGGTTGCCCGGTGGTCTTCGACGCCACCCACTCGGTGCAGTTGCCGGGCGGGCAGGGCACCAGCTCCGGCGGCCAGCGCGAATTCGTTCCCGTGCTGGCCCGCGCGGCAGTGGCCGTCGGCATCGCCGGTCTGTTCGCCGAAACCCACCCCGATCCGTCCAAGGCGCTGAGCGACGGCCCGAACGCCTGGCCGCTCGACCAGATGGAAGAGTTGCTCGAGACCCTGATGGAACTCGACCAGGCCGTAAAGCGCCGCGGGTTCGCCCATCACGCTTGA